One Methanotorris formicicus Mc-S-70 DNA segment encodes these proteins:
- a CDS encoding adenylate kinase: MRNKVVVITGVPGVGGTTLTQKTIEKLKEEGVKYRMVNFGTIMFEVAKEEGLVEDRDQMRKLDPDTQKRIQKLAGRKIADMAKESNIIVDTHSTVKTPKGYLAGLPIWVLEELNPDVIVVVETSSDEILMRRLGDATRNRDIELTSDIDEHQFMNRCAAMAYGVLTGATIKIIKNKNGLLDKAVDELISVLK; encoded by the coding sequence ATGAGAAACAAGGTTGTTGTTATAACGGGAGTTCCAGGAGTTGGAGGAACAACATTAACACAAAAAACAATAGAGAAATTAAAAGAGGAAGGTGTAAAATACAGGATGGTAAATTTCGGAACAATCATGTTTGAAGTTGCAAAGGAAGAGGGATTAGTTGAGGACAGAGATCAGATGAGAAAGTTGGATCCAGATACACAAAAGAGAATACAAAAATTAGCAGGAAGAAAAATTGCAGATATGGCAAAAGAGAGTAACATTATAGTAGATACTCACAGTACAGTTAAAACACCAAAGGGTTATTTAGCAGGATTGCCAATTTGGGTTTTGGAAGAATTAAACCCTGATGTCATAGTTGTTGTTGAGACCTCAAGTGATGAGATATTGATGAGAAGGTTGGGAGATGCAACAAGAAATAGGGATATTGAATTAACATCAGATATTGACGAGCACCAATTCATGAATAGATGTGCAGCAATGGCTTATGGGGTTTTAACAGGAGCAACTATTAAGATTATTAAAAACAAGAATGGCTTATTAGATAAGGCTGTTGATGAATTGATTTCAGTTTTGAAGTAA
- a CDS encoding EMC3/TMCO1 family protein — MFDFIFDIFYKTLDAVFMPLIEHLHPAIAILVIAFLVSFIINLATKLLVDQNRMAELKKEIQEFQVKYKKAMKNPEMMQKLQEEQQKMMEMQMEMMKMSFKPMIYTWIPIIAIFAYLRHVYGYGGVFHTLYPDWNGVVVHLPYILSKVLFVSFWHYLGSIFYKGGFGIVSNATLGWLGWYILCSMATSMVLRKVMGIK, encoded by the coding sequence ATGTTTGATTTTATTTTTGATATTTTTTATAAAACCTTGGATGCAGTATTTATGCCACTGATAGAACATTTGCATCCTGCTATTGCAATATTAGTCATTGCTTTTTTAGTGTCTTTCATCATAAACCTTGCAACAAAACTACTCGTTGACCAAAATAGGATGGCGGAATTAAAAAAGGAGATCCAAGAATTCCAAGTAAAATATAAAAAAGCCATGAAAAATCCAGAGATGATGCAGAAGTTGCAAGAGGAACAGCAAAAAATGATGGAAATGCAAATGGAAATGATGAAGATGAGTTTTAAGCCAATGATATATACATGGATTCCGATTATAGCAATTTTTGCATATTTGAGGCATGTTTATGGTTATGGAGGGGTTTTTCACACACTATATCCAGATTGGAATGGAGTTGTTGTTCATCTTCCATACATACTGTCAAAAGTTCTATTTGTTTCATTTTGGCATTATCTTGGAAGTATATTTTATAAAGGTGGCTTTGGAATTGTTTCCAATGCTACATTGGGTTGGCTTGGGTGGTATATACTTTGTTCAATGGCAACGTCTATGGTTTTAAGGAAGGTTATGGGAATAAAATAA
- a CDS encoding cell wall-binding repeat-containing protein — protein sequence MWKKLIFLLSLIALPIVSATEVVLVSDNAADKACAVEVANTLNATIITTEWGIYNENLIDEILALNPEKVIVIGGPVAVAENYTTRLENAGIEVERVWGKTRYETNANVTLRFQHQFRTAYGDNATVCVCHGLDDIALNETMEKIRDGHCLMLLTNGVNLSVEPTRLQLKIHKIEVVENPICQFCNHSGIANMLMQRGFKVEVDKIPEDRVKLMLQNRIKTMEMKIKILKNRGVDTSELESKLNEVEELMNQNRYQDAYRIMVQLQGEQMAMVRLHLHPMGHGMAKGMGNKMEGNVPHINYKNTNASGNENVPHIYHQNMNNSGMTNAQH from the coding sequence ATGTGGAAAAAGTTAATATTCCTACTCTCTTTGATAGCACTCCCCATAGTTTCAGCAACAGAAGTGGTTTTAGTTAGCGACAACGCTGCTGATAAAGCATGTGCGGTTGAGGTTGCAAATACATTGAATGCAACAATAATAACAACAGAATGGGGAATTTACAACGAAAACTTGATTGATGAAATATTGGCATTAAACCCGGAAAAGGTTATTGTAATTGGGGGACCAGTGGCAGTTGCTGAAAACTACACAACAAGATTGGAAAATGCAGGAATTGAGGTTGAGAGGGTTTGGGGAAAGACAAGATACGAGACAAATGCAAATGTAACTTTAAGATTCCAACACCAATTCAGAACTGCTTATGGAGATAATGCAACTGTCTGCGTTTGCCATGGGTTAGATGATATTGCATTAAATGAAACAATGGAAAAAATTAGGGATGGGCATTGTTTAATGTTATTAACAAATGGGGTAAACTTATCTGTTGAACCAACAAGATTGCAATTAAAAATCCACAAAATAGAGGTTGTTGAAAATCCAATCTGCCAGTTCTGCAACCATTCAGGGATTGCTAATATGTTGATGCAGAGAGGATTTAAGGTTGAAGTTGATAAGATTCCAGAAGATAGGGTAAAATTAATGTTGCAAAACAGAATTAAAACAATGGAAATGAAAATTAAAATATTAAAAAATAGGGGTGTAGATACCTCAGAATTAGAGAGCAAATTGAATGAAGTAGAGGAGTTAATGAACCAAAACAGATACCAAGATGCATACAGAATAATGGTTCAACTTCAAGGGGAACAGATGGCAATGGTTAGGTTGCATTTGCACCCAATGGGGCATGGAATGGCAAAAGGAATGGGAAATAAAATGGAAGGAAACGTCCCACATATAAACTATAAAAATACCAACGCATCAGGAAATGAGAATGTCCCACACATCTACCACCAAAACATGAATAATAGTGGCATGACAAATGCACAACAC